ATGACGTGCTCGCCGCCGTCGGCCAGCAGCTCGAGAGCGAAGTCGACGCGCTCCTCGACGGAGCCACCGCCGACGCGGGTCTCCATCACGTCCGGTTTCTTCTTCGGGATCGAAGGGACCTCCGAAGGGACCGTGTGCGTGATGACCCGAACGTCAGCGATGCGGCCGTCCTCGAGGTAGCCTCGAAGTTCGTCTTCGGCCGCGTCGGCGTCGTAGTCGTCACCGGGCAGGTCCAGCACGCGATCGAGTTCGGGAACGAACTCGCCGGTCCAGACCTCGGTGAGCGGTTTCTTTCCGTACGGTGTGTCCTCGTACGCACGCAGGGCAACGGCGCGCATCGGCGGCGTCTCCACGATCGTGACGGGGACGGTCTCCTCCATCCCCTCGGTCGGCGAGTTCGCTTCGTCGTCGACCATCACGACGTGGGTCATGCCGGCCTTGTAGCCCGCGAAACCCTGGAGCGTCGGCTGTCCGTCGTCGTCCGGCCACGAGTTAAAGCGCGGAACCTCCGAGGAGGCGCGCTGTCGTGGGCCGAACCCGAGTGAGCCTTTGCGTGGTGCGTTTGGTTGTGGCATGCTTTCACTCTTTGAGCGAGAGGGAAGCGAGCGTGGCGAACAGAGCCTCTTCCGTTCGCACGACGTCGCTTCCCTGGTCCGGAACCGTATTCAGCCAGAGGTCGAACCCCGGATCGCTCGTGGGTTCGACTCCGCCACCGTCGACGCCGTCCCAGCGGGACAGCGCGTCGACGGTCTCCTCGTCCATTCCGAGGATGGCCGGCAGCCCTCTCTCGGGTGCCCCGAAGGCGACGGTCATCCCGTCGCGCTCGCGGCGTCCGGCCAGCGTCCCCAGCCGCCCGACGGTGAGTTCGGCACCGAATCGGGAGGCCGCAATGCGGACGCCGGCGTCCTCACGGCCGAGCGCTGCCTCGAGGTCCGTCCACTCGACGTCGATCCCCGGGAGGGAGTCGTCGACGAGCTTCGCCCGGACCGGTCGTCGCGAAGAGATCCTGACGGTCACGCGCTCCCCCTCTTCGAGCTCCATCGAGGGAGGCACGTTGAGGGAGATCGGGTGTTGCAAGCCGCAATTGACCCGCACGCGTTGATCAGGTCCGACCTCGGTCACGATTCCTTGTCTTGACGACCCCGAATCGTTCGATTCGGAGCCGGTCCGTGACACGGCACGGAGCGGGGGCAGGATGCCCGCGTACTCGAGTTCGTCGCGCATCCCCCAGACCTCGTTTCGGAGGTACGGGGGCGTCGTCGCGTACCGCAAGACGGTGTCGACGAACTCGCCGTCGAATCGCCCGCGTTCGCCCTCCCGGTCGGGGAAGACGACGAGCCGATCCGCCCGAAACACGGTCGCCGCGCGGGCGACGTATCCGAGCTTGCGAGTTGCCTCGCGTTTGTCCTCGGCTTCGCGGGTGAGCGACGACGGCACGAGCACGCTAGCGGTCATGCCCACGCTTCGGCGCCGCGTCACTAGACTGTAGCGATGTCTTGCCGACAAAGTCTTAAAAGGGTAGCGGATTCGATTCCGGC
This genomic window from Natronococcus occultus SP4 contains:
- a CDS encoding 50S ribosomal protein L3; the encoded protein is MPQPNAPRKGSLGFGPRQRASSEVPRFNSWPDDDGQPTLQGFAGYKAGMTHVVMVDDEANSPTEGMEETVPVTIVETPPMRAVALRAYEDTPYGKKPLTEVWTGEFVPELDRVLDLPGDDYDADAAEDELRGYLEDGRIADVRVITHTVPSEVPSIPKKKPDVMETRVGGGSVEERVDFALELLADGGEHVMNDVFRAGEYLDASGVTKGKGTQGPVKRWGVQKRKGKHARQGWRRRIGNLGPWNPSRVRSTVPQQGQTGYHQRTELNKRLVDIGDGADATVDGGFVNYGEVDGPHALIKGSLPGPDKRLLRFRPAIRPGDQPRLDPEVRFVSTASNQG
- a CDS encoding putative RNA uridine N3 methyltransferase, which produces MTASVLVPSSLTREAEDKREATRKLGYVARAATVFRADRLVVFPDREGERGRFDGEFVDTVLRYATTPPYLRNEVWGMRDELEYAGILPPLRAVSRTGSESNDSGSSRQGIVTEVGPDQRVRVNCGLQHPISLNVPPSMELEEGERVTVRISSRRPVRAKLVDDSLPGIDVEWTDLEAALGREDAGVRIAASRFGAELTVGRLGTLAGRRERDGMTVAFGAPERGLPAILGMDEETVDALSRWDGVDGGGVEPTSDPGFDLWLNTVPDQGSDVVRTEEALFATLASLSLKE